A genomic window from Sulfurospirillum multivorans DSM 12446 includes:
- the lpxD gene encoding UDP-3-O-(3-hydroxymyristoyl)glucosamine N-acyltransferase, with translation MKLSLLAQAISLEFSGMDQEVTSFATLKEATSSQIAFFVNPKLLSDLQNTKAGVVILPATFLEHLPSNSQALISDNPYLSMAYASAFFAKKPFDTSSPATICEKSSIGANVVIGSGSVVEEGVQIMPNVTIGANVSIGKNVVIYPNVVIYDGCVIGEGCIIQAGTVIGSDGFGYAHTKLGEHIKIYHTGNVILEENVEVGANTTIDKAVFGSTIIRKGTKIDNLVQIGHNCELGQYCIIVAQSGLAGSSKLGRNVVMGGQSATAGHLEIGDFATIAARGGVSKSIQGGKTYGGFPLTLQSEWLKTHAKIAKFFTKN, from the coding sequence ATGAAACTGAGCCTTCTAGCCCAAGCGATTTCACTTGAATTTTCAGGAATGGATCAAGAGGTTACCTCCTTTGCAACACTCAAGGAGGCGACCTCTTCGCAGATCGCTTTTTTTGTCAATCCTAAACTTTTAAGTGATTTACAAAACACCAAAGCAGGGGTCGTCATTCTCCCTGCTACTTTTTTAGAACACCTTCCTTCAAACTCCCAAGCGCTTATCAGCGACAATCCTTATTTGAGTATGGCGTATGCGAGTGCCTTTTTTGCTAAAAAACCGTTTGATACCTCGTCTCCTGCTACGATTTGCGAAAAAAGCAGCATTGGCGCAAATGTGGTTATCGGCAGTGGCAGTGTTGTGGAAGAGGGTGTGCAGATTATGCCCAATGTCACGATAGGTGCGAATGTAAGCATTGGTAAAAATGTTGTGATTTACCCTAATGTTGTGATTTACGATGGTTGTGTCATTGGCGAGGGTTGCATTATTCAAGCAGGAACGGTGATTGGAAGTGACGGTTTTGGTTATGCTCATACAAAGTTAGGTGAGCATATTAAAATCTATCACACGGGGAATGTCATTCTTGAAGAGAATGTGGAAGTAGGGGCGAATACAACGATAGACAAAGCTGTTTTTGGATCGACGATCATTCGAAAAGGGACAAAAATAGACAACCTTGTTCAAATTGGACACAATTGTGAACTAGGACAATATTGTATTATTGTGGCACAATCTGGCTTAGCAGGTTCATCCAAACTCGGACGTAACGTTGTGATGGGTGGACAAAGTGCAACAGCTGGACATTTGGAAATTGGTGATTTTGCAACGATTGCTGCACGTGGTGGCGTTTCAAAATCAATACAGGGCGGTAAAACGTACGGCGGTTTCCCACTGACTTTGCAAAGTGAGTGGCTTAAAACGCACGCAAAAATAGCGAAATTTTTTACAAAGAATTAA